ATTAGCTCAAGCTGTAAAATTGTCAAAAAGAAAAACAGATGCTTTAATTTGGTACTTGAAGCTGAAAGATAATGAAACTTATTGCAAGGAAATCCCCATTGGTAAATCCAAGTACTACAAATATTCACGAGAAGCAATAAGAGCGATTAAAGACACACTTAAAGAGACGTCTTTGGATGAAATCTGGAAACGATATCTAGAAAGGAATAAAATATGATCCCAGTAACGCTTTCTGAGGACATCCTTGCCGAACAGCCGGCCCTCGAATGGTTCCGTGAGCTTGGTTACGAGGTAGCTTTTGGCCCGGACATCAGCCCTGGCGGGCTTTTTCCAGAACGAGATTCGTATAGCGAGGTCGTTCTCACAAGAAGGCTACGTAAAGCCCTAGAGCGATTAAATCCGCAACTACCCGATGATGCCGTTGAGGATGCGCTGCACCAGCTCCTCACGCTTGATTCACCCAATATATGCGTCAATAATCACCGCTTCCATCTGATGGCGGTCAACGGCATTAAAGTTGAAGTGACCACACCGGATGGAGAGCGTCGTGGAGAGCTCGCTCGGGTCTTCGATTTCGATGATTCCGATAATAACGATCTCTTTGTGGCTAATCAGTTTACGGTGGTTGACGGTGAGCACAACCGCCGTCCAGATGTGGTGATTTTTGTTAATGGCCTGCCAATAGCAAACATCGAAGTAAAAAATCCAGTAGGCTATGAGCGGGCAAAGGAAGCGTTTACCAAGAACATAAGAGTCTACAAGAACGAAATACCGCAGCTCTACCAGTACAACGAGATTCTCGTCGCCAGCGACGTTAATGAGGCACGGCACGGGACACTTACCGCTGATTGGGACTGGTACACGCCTTGGCGCGTTATTGAAGAAGGTGTGGAACCGCCCGATGACATGCCCGAACTGGAAGTCATGATAAAAGGCATGTTCGAGAAATCACGTTTGTTGGACATCATTCAAAATTTTATCCTCTTCGAAACGTACCGCGATTCCATCGTTAAGAAAATGGCGATGTACCATCAATACCATGGCGTCAATCGCGCGATACAAGAGACATTGCGAGCAACAAGAGAGAAAGGCGATCGCAAAATCGGCGTGATCTGGCACACGCAAGGCAGCGGGAAATCGCTTTCCATGGTCTTCTTCACCGCCAAAATCATTAAACATCCTGCACTTAAAAATCCCACTATTCTCGTTTTGACCGATCGGAACGATCTGGATAATCAGATATATAAAGATAATTTTTCCAAAGCGATGGATTTGATTCCCTATCCGAAACAAGCCGAGACAATTGAGGATCTCAAACAGAAACTCACCATTCCAGCGGGTGGCATTATCTTCACCACGATCCAGAAATTCCAGACCAAAAACGGCTCGAAATACCCGTTGCTCTCTGAGCGAACGAACATTATCGTCATGGCGGATGAGGCGCACCGCTCGCAATACCGTTTACTCGCCGGGAACGTTCGGGATGCACTTCCTCACGCGTCATTTATCGGCTTTACCGGCACGCCCATCGAGCTGGAAGATCGCTCAACCCGGGTTACGTTCGGAAATTATATCAGCGTGTATATGATGCGGCAATCACGAGAAGACGGCAACACGGTTCCGATCTACTATGAAGGACGGCTGGCTAAAGTCCGTCTCACCAACGAATTCATTGACGAAGAATTTGAGGATGTCACCGAAGGCGAGGAAGAACTCATCAAAGAGAAGTTGAAGAGCAAATGGGCACGTCTTGAAGCAGTCGTCGGTACTGAAGCCCGGCTGAAACAGATTGCCCAGGATATTGTGGAGCATTTCAATCAGCGTGAACTCGAAGGCAAAGCGATGATCGTCTGCATGAGCCGACGTATCGCCGTCAAGATGTATGAATTACTTGGACAAATAATAGCGGCGCCTGAGAGCGCTGTGGTGATTACCAGACCGGAAGATTTCGGGTTGCCGCGGATGACGAAACAGGAACAGGAGGATATCAAAGCACGATTCAAAGATCCGAAAGACCCGCTAAAGTTTGTCATTGTCCGCGATATGTGGCTGACCGGCTTTGACGCGCCTTGTCTCCACACAATGTACGTGGATAAGCCCATGCGCGATCACAACCTCATGCAAGCCATTGCGCGTGTGAATCGCGTCTTCAAAGATAAACCTGGTGGTCTCATCGTGGATTACATTGGTATCGCCGATGACCTCAAGAAGTCACTTAGAGTCTACAGCGATGAAGTACGGACTGATTCTATGATCTCAATTGACGATGCTATTGCTGTTTTACACGAGAAATACGACATTGTGTGCTCGTTCTTTCACGGCATCGAGTATGCAAACTGGCGGCGGTTAGTGCCCGTAGAGTTAACCCATCTCATGCAACGAGCTCACAATGCGGTGACCACGGACGAAGAAACAAAAGACAGCTTCTTACGGCAGAGCTCCGCCCTATCAAAGGCTTTTGCGCTCGTCAGCCCCAATAAGGAGGCAACTGCTATTCGCGATGACGTGCTCTTCTTCCAGAGTGTTCGGAGAAGCATACGGAAATACACGCCTTCTGTAAGGGACGCATCAGAAGATGTCGAGACAGCAATCAAACAACTCGTTTCTGAAGGTGTCTCCTCCGATGAAGTCGTGGACATATTTGGATTCCGGGAAAGCGACCGCCCGGAAATTTCCATTCTCAGCGATGAGTTCCTGAACGACATCCAGAAGATCGAGTACAAGAACTTACAGGTCGAAGTGCTCAAGAAACTCCTCAATGATGAGATAACCGGGAAGATGAAGAAGAATGTCGTGACCTATCGCTCGTTTAAGGATATGCTGGAAAAAACAATTGCCAGGTATCAAACTCGCGCGATAGAATCTGCCGAGGTTATTGAGCGTTTGGTAGATATGGCACGAGAACTACGAACCGTGGAACATCGC
This sequence is a window from Methanomicrobia archaeon. Protein-coding genes within it:
- a CDS encoding type I restriction endonuclease subunit R, with the translated sequence MIPVTLSEDILAEQPALEWFRELGYEVAFGPDISPGGLFPERDSYSEVVLTRRLRKALERLNPQLPDDAVEDALHQLLTLDSPNICVNNHRFHLMAVNGIKVEVTTPDGERRGELARVFDFDDSDNNDLFVANQFTVVDGEHNRRPDVVIFVNGLPIANIEVKNPVGYERAKEAFTKNIRVYKNEIPQLYQYNEILVASDVNEARHGTLTADWDWYTPWRVIEEGVEPPDDMPELEVMIKGMFEKSRLLDIIQNFILFETYRDSIVKKMAMYHQYHGVNRAIQETLRATREKGDRKIGVIWHTQGSGKSLSMVFFTAKIIKHPALKNPTILVLTDRNDLDNQIYKDNFSKAMDLIPYPKQAETIEDLKQKLTIPAGGIIFTTIQKFQTKNGSKYPLLSERTNIIVMADEAHRSQYRLLAGNVRDALPHASFIGFTGTPIELEDRSTRVTFGNYISVYMMRQSREDGNTVPIYYEGRLAKVRLTNEFIDEEFEDVTEGEEELIKEKLKSKWARLEAVVGTEARLKQIAQDIVEHFNQRELEGKAMIVCMSRRIAVKMYELLGQIIAAPESAVVITRPEDFGLPRMTKQEQEDIKARFKDPKDPLKFVIVRDMWLTGFDAPCLHTMYVDKPMRDHNLMQAIARVNRVFKDKPGGLIVDYIGIADDLKKSLRVYSDEVRTDSMISIDDAIAVLHEKYDIVCSFFHGIEYANWRRLVPVELTHLMQRAHNAVTTDEETKDSFLRQSSALSKAFALVSPNKEATAIRDDVLFFQSVRRSIRKYTPSVRDASEDVETAIKQLVSEGVSSDEVVDIFGFRESDRPEISILSDEFLNDIQKIEYKNLQVEVLKKLLNDEITGKMKKNVVTYRSFKDMLEKTIARYQTRAIESAEVIERLVDMARELRTVEHRGEKLGLSDEEIAFYDAVAQGREYIETHEQLLELAKKLVVTIKRNLSIDWTDQENVKSKIRASVRRLLKREGFTPEVYEPIVGIIMEQAISLYQDYVPLTAEVPVSAGVW